Part of the Trichoderma asperellum chromosome 1, complete sequence genome is shown below.
CTTGGCAAAGGTGACGACACCTATGGCGCAGCCGATGCCGACGCCGACGTACGCCAGGCCGGAAAGACTAACGCTCCAGTGGTAGGTGTTCTCGTAAACGGTCGGAAAGGTGGCGAAGAGGAGCATGGTAACGCCGAAGTTGAAGGCGATATAGAGTGCGATGAGAGCGACGATGGGCGATTTGAAGAGGAATTTCATGGGGCGGGCCATGGCGTGTAGTACGAGCTGCTTGACTGGGGTCTGCTTATCGCCGGCGGCGCGCAGGTTCGGATTGCCCGTCTCTTTACGAAGTCGAGCGGCCTTGGATTTGAGTATATTGACGGAGCTCGTCTCGTGCATGAACAAaaaggtgatgatggtgactACACCGGCCTAGTGGGAACATCATCCATTGTTAGCTTGAGCCGGACGAGACGAAGAGGGAGTAAATGGGGCCATGCTCACAAGCATCAATATGAGATAGAagcaccatctccatcccagGTTCTCAACAACAAATCCTCCTACGATAGGACCGAGGACCTAGCCTCAACATTAGCTCGCTGAATCCTCCAAGATACTCAAAGGGAAACATACAGGGCCAAAGAGCGGCCCGGCAGTGAAAATAGCCATGGCAAcgcctctctcctcttttggcAAGAGGTCGGCGACGGTGCCGCCACCTGTCGACATATATgaggcagcagccaagccgGTCAACAAGCGGAAGACTAGAAACTCGGCGACATTGGTGCTACGCGAACAGCCAGCGGTGAATCCGAGGTAGAAGATGGAGCTCGCGCGGTAGATGGGCATGCGGCCAAAGACCTCGGACATCGGGGGTACAAACAACTGGCCGATGGCGAAGCCGAGCGACGCCATGGTGATGGTCAGGACCTCGACCGTACTGCTCTTGTAGCCGAATTCACGCTGCATAATGGTGGCGCCGGGGGCGAACATGGTGGTTGCGAGATTGGTGTATAGCACGGACAAGCTGACAACCACCACGTTGGCCAACTTGTACGCCTTGGACCAGTTGCGCGGGTTTGCAGGGTCGTCGGGGCCGTCCCAGTCGACGATGTTCGGGTCTGGCGTAGGAGCTACCTCGCCACCTGCCAGGGTACCCTTCTCGGCATCCTCGCTCACATTTGCAGCCTCGTTATCGTCAGAGTTCGTTTCACCCGCGGCTGAGTCTCCTTGCTTGTCGACGTTCGAATCTTTTGCAGGGCCGAAATCACCCTGAACTGCAGCATCGAAGCTGAGTATGGTGCTTGTTTCATGATCGTAAGCGGTGTGATCGCTCTCGGCTTGACTTTCCGCCATCTCTTGTCAGTCACCCACAGTTGTGTGTGGTTCGGTGGTTGAGGCTGGTGGGCAAAGAAATAAGCTGCGTTAGTTTCCaagtttttgtcttttgccCTCTCTCGCTCGACGCTTCCCTCATTGGAAAATGAAAGCTACAATGACAGGATAGAAGAAATGAAGCCTGCGTGGTGGTCTTAAGACCAAGGGAAGTGGTTGGCCATGTCGGGGACACCCTATTTTGCCCCGGATTTGCTCCGTCTCcaggagaagaaatggaTACAAGAACGGACATTTCCCGCCGCAAGTGTTATCCCTATGAAGCCTACAATTTCCAGCCGATTCCTGCTGAGGCGCTGAGTACAGCGGCCCTATTGACGCTCCCCAAGTACCATTAGCCTCGATCTTGGGCCGATACGGCCTCCTACATCTGCCCCACTTGACCGTCCGTTGCTCGGCCACCTCTGATGAAGCAGAAGGCACGTGTCTGAGATGAGGCGGCTTACGTTCGCACCGTCCCCGCCAACTTGCTCCGTCGATTGCTCCGTCGATTGCTCCGTCGATTGCCCCATCTACCAACTTCCGCCCGCACCTGCCGAgggctcttcttcttcatatcAGATAGAAGCCGTCCGGGATACAACCTCCCGTGCCCAAGCAAAGCTATACCAATctcagcagaagaagcttgcCGTCGATGGATCATCTGGAGCCACCCGCCTACACAGAAACGCCGAGCCTGCCCCATCAGCAGCCCGGTACTGCCGCTGGAGACTCGCTGCCGCAACTGCGAGATCGCCGGCGGGAGAAGCCGCTTCTTTCATGTACCTTTTGCAGGAGTCGCAAGTAAAATCACTCGCCCGTCGCAATCTCAACGGCTATGAGACTGACGGACAGCCCCCAGGGTGCGGTGTGACCGTCAGCTACCATGCACGACCTGCACGAACAGGGGAATCGGCTTGTCCTGCACCTATGAGTTAGGGGGGTCacggaagagcaagagcaaagTCAGCGTCGGTGATCATATCCAGCAGCTCGAGGAGCTCGTGCGCTCCCTGGTcaggcagcaacagcagacGCCGGCCGCGCATCCCGATGGCCTCGCCCGAGACTTTTCGGACCTTTCATTCCAGGCCTCGCCGACCGCGTCGCCACAGAGTGTCCCTACGGCCCCGCTGGCATCGGCCGACGAGGACACGCTCGTGCCAGCCCAGAGGCATGCGTCCATATCGCGGAGTAGGGACCGTGCTGACTCCCCCGCACCCTCGGAGCCTGGCAGCATGCGTCTGCACCCGCATGGTATCGGTGCCAGCTACGTCGGGAGCGTTCACTGGGCCGCCGTCCTCGAAAGTATCTCAGAGCTTAGAGACCActacgaggaggaggaggaggcccgGATGCTGGCCACCAGCGACCATGTACTACTCCAATGCCCTGGCCCTCGACTGCTATACGAGCCCGTCCAAGCCACAAAAGCCCATCTTCTTGCTTCAATCCCAGCCCGGCCCGTTGTGGACCGCATGGTCGCACGGTATTTCAACGCACAAGGGGTTGTACCAGGAATACTTCACAGTGGACATTTTCTCCGAGAGGTACGGTGCTTGCTGCGTGCTGGAGTGTAATGCCTACTGTCTATGTACATCTCCTTCCCAGTGCCATCCCTTCCCCTCCTCTCTTTACCCcctgcttctgcttgttCTCCGAATTCTCCTCGTTGGCTGACGGTTTGGACCACTTTAATAGTACCAGAAGTTCTGGCAGGAGCCAGCTGTCATGCCGTGCATCTGGATTGGACTCTTATTTAGCGTAATGTGCGTCGCCACATTATACCAACAGTCGATCGAGGACCCGGCAGATCCGGAAACTCCAGAACGCGTGCGCGTGTTCCGGGAACAGACTCTTCACAGCCTGGTCCTAAGCCAGTACACCAGAGGCGGTGAATACGTGCTAGAAACCATGATCAATTATCTCATCTGTGAGTCGTTCATGTCCCAGGATACCGAGATCGGGCTCTGGCTTGTACAAGGCATCATCGTGCAGCTTGCCCTGAGCCAGGGCTACCACCGAGATCCCCAGAAGTTCCCCAGCATTTCCCCATTTGCCGGTGAGATGCGGCGGCGGGTGTGGGCCATCATCGTGCAGATGGATCTTCGTCTTTCAAGCCAGATGGCGCTGCCATGCGTACTCAAGTTGCAGCAGTACGACACAGCTGAGCCGCGGAACCTGCTGGACACAGATTTCGATGACGCTACCGTCGAGCTGCCCCCATCGCGTCCCGAGACTGAGGTCACGCCCGTGCTCTACAGCTTGGCCAAGGGCAGGATAGACAAGATGACGGGGCTAGTCAACGACGTCGTCAACGACACCCAGGAGCACCCGTACACGGAGATTATGGAGCTGGACCGAAAGCTGCAAGAGGCCGAGGCCTCACTGCCACCAATCTTCCGATGGCAGCCTCTCAGCCAATCCTTCATGGTGGCACCCCAGATCGTCATGCACCGCGTGTTGCTCCAGCTCGCCATACAGAGGCTGACAATTTGGCTTCACCGCAAGTACCTCGCGCCGCCCTATACCCAGCCGCGCTACCAATACTCACGTAACGCTTGTGTCCAGGCGGCCATCAAGATCCTGGAGTTCCAGCAGATAGTGCTGGAGGAAACACAGGGAGATGGGCTGCTGTATTCCGCGAGGTGGGCGCGGTGGATGCTCCTGTCCTCGCGGCCGCGGGCCGTCTTCTTGCTGGGCGTAAGCATCCTCTGCTACTATATACAGCTGGCCAAGTCCCGACCGGACGTTTCCCTAGACCAGGGCACGGGCGCTAAGATTCACAATCTTCTGCGCAACGCGTATCCCCTCTGGCTGCACTCGACCACCGTATCTCGGGAAGCCCGGCGGGCGATTGACCACCTGAGCCTCATGTTAGGGCTGCAGGAACAGGAAAGCGGCACACCTTTCACTGGCTCTGCCACTGCCACGCCTCAGGACACAGAAATGTCGCTTGACCAGTTCACCTGGGACGCATTCGAAGGTAAGCTGTCGAACTACTAGATGATCCCTGGCGGTGTTGCCCAATGCCCGTCCCGttcccttctttcccttgGTCTCTGCCAACCTTCTGCCCTAACATTTGCCTCCCTATCAACCCCAAACACCAACACGTTCTGCGCCAGGGACTGACTTTTTCCAGAGTGTATCGCCAATTTCCCAGCATCGACAGCATTCGGTAGTGAATTTATGGGGCCGAGCCTGCCCAGTTCCTCTTCAGCGACGAGCATCTCTACAGCGGATCTACTGTCAATGAACTTGAACACCCCAGAGTCGGGCGGCTGGATGGACAGAGGAGCCTTTAAGCCATGAATGGCAGGATCCTGGTTGCTATTGGAAGGCGGCACATTATCTGTCACTGGGCCGTACTCACCCTTGTGCTTACATTCTATTACACAGTCGGAGGGAACATAGCCTAtggacgagaagaaaaaacaaggcgACTCCAATATACACTGCATAACATTCCAACCAGCCCTACAACTATCTATTTTTATATGGCTCCATTAGCGCAGTCGCAAGGATGTTCACCAGCACGTAGGAGTCACATTATTTTGTGTCTATCTGTTACCCGTTGGTTCCACTTTTAGTAACTAACTGTTCGGCGTCGCCTTACAGTTGGGCACAAAACCTGTAAAACACCACAAAAAGCGGTATAGTTTTCTACTAGTTATTTTACGGCTATTATATACAAATAGGAAAATTcaaataactagctagaaagaaaaagaaaggcactATAATCAGAAAGCTATAGCGAACAGCTTTGCTATATGCTCTTTGTTGTGTTACAGGGGTTGTGGTGGCTGTAGAGCTGCTGATTCTGTTGTTGATTGTGGCTAAACTTAAGCCCTGATGCAATTCACCTGAATACTTTTCAGCCGGCTGAAAAAAGTAACTTTTTGATATATCGGCAAAAGCGGGGAGGCTGCTTGTAcctttttagctttattttatttttacctACCCTATATTTTCAGGTGTACCTTcaaaaagcagccaaaacaAGGTTATTTTTAGTTAGTAGCTTATAGAAACATAACAAGCAATGACTAGTATTATACCCAAGCTCCttctataaaaattttttaaaaaaattataaaagcattcttgtaatttttttttagctgtTACAGTATAAATTCAGCagatttttataaagccAGCTAATAGCTATACTAATTACAGGCATTTGCGTAGCCCTTGCTAGCGCAATACAGTGCTAATAGGGGTTATTAGATTAACCCATAGTAATTCcgactaaaaaaaaatacttatgaAATTAGCTAGCTTGATTAGGCAATCCGGGTGTTTTATGCAAAGGACGGCTTGAAAAGTATCCCTCGTGGCATGCGCGACTGGTGTAACAAGCTGTCCCTAGGTAACCCCTGTAACCTGTACCTGTACCATATATACCTTTTCTTTCACACTAAAAAGACAAAACCTGTACAATATACAGCTTACCTTCTTTacaataattagttattaaaaaacatAATATACAGTAAacaaaattttatttatactgTATTTCCCGCTGGTTATAGTGGTTAGTGGTTATAGTTAGTGTTATATGTTTTTAAAACTAATACTACTGTATATGTATTAGGTTGAAAGGTAAGCTGTACCTTGTATGTACAGGTACAGGTTACAGGGGTCACCTAGGGACAGCTTATGTATACACTCTGGCTTGCGCAGTATCTCCAAAAAGTGGAGCCAGTAGTGAAAAGTAGTAGTTTTGTAGCTTCCAATTTATTACACTTATAAATAGCGCTATATTGCAATTTTATAGCGCTGCATATCATGgaagattaattttatagtgcTGCATTGCAATTTACAGCGGTATATTACAATTTTATAGTACTAcctatttactataaaatgcATATAGGCTTACAAATTAAGGCTCTAATAAAGTACATTGCGCAGTCTAGCTCTAATTGGTAAGTGCGGCCTGCCTAACTGCAAATAGCAATTGATCTTACTTTTTGAATGTTCAAGCTACGAGGGATACTTTTCAAGCCGTCCCTTTATGCAATTCAAATCAGCCGGCTGAAAAGTATTCAGGTGAATTGCATCAGGGCCTCGGCGTGATTTTCACGATTTTCCGAAATTTTTCGGAATTCTAGAATAACGCTGCAGCGGGCGTTTAAAATCGAATAAAAATGCAATACGCGGTTAAGATCAGTCGTTCGACATCGATTCTGTTATTTCCAGTCGTTTTCTATGTGTGACAGGTGGTTTTGGCGGCCTCGGGGTCGTGGATTGGATGCTGTTAAcgtgttgttgttttttctaGGTTTTTTTGCACAGAAAAAGGGTCATTTGGCTGTGTGTGCCGCTCTTCGTGGTGTTCAAGGGTAGTCTCTTCCCGTTCCTTCATCCTGATAGGTTTGAACACAAGTTCATGCCGACGTGACTAGGACCACTGGCCAGGCAATGAAAGGATCGACTCAACGCTGCCCCTGAAAGCAACTGATGATGCCATACTTCCGAATTTCCAGTCTATAATCCGTAGATGGGTTGTTGTCAACAGCCACGTATCTGTATCGGAGCGTCAGCCgaaatcctcctcctccgaaCTTCTCCGGTCAAAGCCCCTGTAATGCAACTCAAAGTTGACTGGTAAGCGTAACATAACTGCAACATAGTGCCATGCAAAGCGGCATACAGCCTCCGGCATGTCGGGGCGGCCACACCACAGGTAGATCGCGATCGAAATATTACTGCCTCTCATTTTCCATGTAAATATCTAATCTCCAGACCAAAatttcatcttttcttctacaCTATTTCCCGTTTCGGGCCAATCACATCATTGCCATATTCATTCAACAGACGAATAAAAAGTTCCATCGTCAAGCAGGCAACGCATACAATTCAAACACCCAAGTTATAACAGGACCACCAAACCGTCGAAAATGGTTATCTGCGAGAATGTTCTGTACACCAAGGCTAGCGCCGGACAGTTATGTAAGGTAGGCAGGTTGGAGACCATCCCAACATCATCTCGGTGATTGGGCTGGATCCGgtgatagagagagaagtgGCTAAATGTCACCACAGGCTCTGGTCCTCAGGCTGGTGACGAATCCCCTCGTCGTCCAGTTTGCTAGGAACGCCGGCTTCGATGTTGTGTGGGTCGAGATGGAGCACTCGACCTACTCTATTACTGAGGCCAGTATGCTCGCGAGcgcggccatgatggccgGCATGACGCCCATTGTTCGCGTGCCGTACCAGTGCGGCATGGGTTACGTTCAGCAGGTCCTGGACTCTGGGGCCATGGCGGTCGTCTTCCCGCACATAGTCTCGGCTGCGGAGGCCAAGGCAGCCGTCAAGATGTGCAAGTTCCCCCCGTATGGGAAGCGGTCGCTGTGGCTCCAGCAGGCTGCCGTGGGCCTCCGTACCATGCCGATGCAGATTATGGCGGACGAGGTCAACTCATGCGCGTCGGCTGTGGGTGTCATGATCGAGGCCGAAGAGAGTATTACAAACGTCGACGCCATTGCGGCGGTTGACGGCGTCGACATTCTCATAGTCGGCTGTATCGACCTGTCGAGTGATATGGGTATACCCGGCCAAGTTGATGCACCTAAGTTTAGGGCTGCGCTCAAGGCTGTCAGCGTGGCATGCAAGCGCCACAACAAGGTCTTCGGACTGGCTGGTAACTATAAGGACCTCGACTTCCAGGACTGGGTCATTAACACTCTAGGGGTTCGTCTGATACTGGCTCATGTGGACTCGAACCTCATCTCGGTCGGCGCGATGGAATGTGCAGAGAGGATAGCCTCCATTGATCGAACCGTTCTGCCTAACTAGGAAATGGATTGTGGGTGGAGTCACGGGAACATGATTATAGAAATAGGAGTCTTCGTTATATGTTAGATTTTCGTAagatagagagaaacaaTTGAACAAAGGCAGACTAGTCAACGCTGGGCCTTGAAAACTCCTCTGCTTGTTGCGATCATGCAATTTCCTCCCTTTTGTCTTTATGGAGGAGCAGCGGCCTATTCGATAGTAGTATCTCACTAATGTGCACAATTACAATTGCATCATGAGATCAAACGATTTGATATTATCGTGTACTAGCTTGCCTACCCCCaaacttttaaaaacagATTTCATGTTTCATCTTGGACATTGTAACATCAGAGCCCGAACTGCATTAAATGGAGCCATGTTTAGGACATTTCGCCTAACTATTCTTAAGAGGGTCAAGAACCCTAGTTAACTCAATGCTAACCTTGGCAGGTCCAATCCAGCTCTTCCGtttcctctgctgctcttTAAACTCCATAAGGATACAAGAGCTTGGGGTTAGGTACAGGACCACgcaacatatatatatactcatAAAGCTTCTCAGGCCAACACGAACTCAAGTACACCAAAATCATCAAATTCAGACGCAATTTGCTGGAATTCCGCATTGAGCTTGAAACCAGCTTGCGCAGCTAATTCGCTGAACATGGCGGCGTTTCGCCTCTTCCCGGCAGCGCACATAAGACAGATGTCCAACCCGACATTCATGGGGATACGCTTTGGGTTCAGCATCTCCTCAATAATCAGAATGCGTGAGTCGGGAGCCACTGCCTTTCGCACATTATGGAAGGCCCGCAGGACGTCCTCATCGGGGAAATCGTTGAGGATCCGGCGGAACTGGTAGATAAGGGCACCCTGGACGTTTTTGGGATACGGCTCGAACATGCTTCCGCTTATCATCTGGATATTCTGCAGGTCCTCGTCCTGTTCCTTCGCGACGTTTTTCTTGGTATTCTCAATAACTTCTGGGAGATCGAAGAGAATGCATCTCTCGGCTGGGAGAAATTTGTTGTTGCGGATTGCATCGCGCAGGGCGAGACCGTGGCTCCCACCGATATCTACGATAGCCGCTCGCGACCCAGAACCGAGAGGCTCCCGCATCCAGCCGAAATCGTAGATGCCCTTCAGTGAGTACATGACTCCGAGCGCCTTCAGCGCTTCATTGAATCCCTTGTGCACGACTTTGTTTTCAACGAGGATCTCGTAAGCGGGCCTGTTTTCGAAACCGTGGCTAAGGCCAAGAGGTGTGACGCTGGCGCTCTGAGGCGAAGCCAAACCATGCTTCGCGAAGAAGTTTGGCATCTGGGCGAAGGAGCGGAACACATTGTTGAACATGTGAATGTAGAGCCAGGCGGTAGGCTCGTCGTACTTGTAAAGACGAGACCTTTCCGTGTGAGCGACGCGGCCAGGGCCTGTAGATGCAAGGACCTTGCCGGAGATAAAGAAGGTGGTCATACGGTCGATCACTTCATGCGTGCCACCGATTTTGGCGGCCAACTCGGCCACGGAGATGTCACCCTCATCCGGGATGGCATCGAAGCCCTTGTAGTCAATGAAGACCTTGATGAGCGTGAACTCAGCGGCAGAGAAGACGGGGTTGCCGATGTCGTGGTACGCCTGTTGAATGCGGGCACGAGCATCTGTGTTTGAACCCATTTTTCTTTGATGTTTGCGTCGTCTTTgtttttgccttcttcttcttggacagCAGAGAGAAATTGATCTGATCTTGTGGAGACGACGAGTACTGTTTCTGTAATTAATAGCTCTCAACCCTCTTTACAGTCGTGGCTCGGGGCTTTTCGGTGGAGAGGTGTTTGCATGCAACCCGAACGGTACCGATTCCGGCAATGTTTGATCGGAGGTTCATTCATGGAATACGCCTGTTGCAGCGGCTGACAGAGAAATTCATGATCTTTCTTCGGTGCAACTCGGAAGCCCGGCGGTGGATGGTTCATAACCATCCTCCTACTATGTGCCAACCTTGTGTTGATACGAGTCTACAGTCGTCGGCTTCCTAACCATCTTGCCAGATAAGATCATGGTTACTAGAGGTTGTTTTGAGGTGGAATTACACGACAAGAT
Proteins encoded:
- a CDS encoding uncharacterized protein (antiSMASH:Cluster_1.2); the encoded protein is MVICENVLYTKASAGQLCKALVLRLVTNPLVVQFARNAGFDVVWVEMEHSTYSITEASMLASAAMMAGMTPIVRVPYQCGMGYVQQVLDSGAMAVVFPHIVSAAEAKAAVKMCKFPPYGKRSLWLQQAAVGLRTMPMQIMADEVNSCASAVGVMIEAEESITNVDAIAAVDGVDILIVGCIDLSSDMGIPGQVDAPKFRAALKAVSVACKRHNKVFGLAGNYKDLDFQDWVINTLGVRLILAHVDSNLISVGAMECAERIASIDRTVLPN
- a CDS encoding uncharacterized protein (EggNog:ENOG41~TransMembrane:12 (i103-123o143-160i172-191o197-222i229-251o257-280i335-357o369-391i411-430o436-455i462-482o502-526i)~SMCOG1106:major facilitator transporter~antiSMASH:Cluster_1.1) gives rise to the protein MAESQAESDHTAYDHETSTILSFDAAVQGDFGPAKDSNVDKQGDSAAGETNSDDNEAANVSEDAEKGTLAGGEVAPTPDPNIVDWDGPDDPANPRNWSKAYKLANVVVVSLSVLYTNLATTMFAPGATIMQREFGYKSSTVEVLTITMASLGFAIGQLFVPPMSEVFGRMPIYRASSIFYLGFTAGCSRSTNVAEFLVFRLLTGLAAASYMSTGGGTVADLLPKEERGVAMAIFTAGPLFGPVLGPIVGGFVVENLGWRWCFYLILMLAGVVTIITFLFMHETSSVNILKSKAARLRKETGNPNLRAAGDKQTPVKQLVLHAMARPMKFLFKSPIVALIALYIAFNFGVTMLLFATFPTVYENTYHWSVSLSGLAYVGVGIGCAIGVVTFAKLSDRLLNAEGGSYRPERRLIMMMFVSPMFPIGLFIYGWTTEYKVHWVVPIIGTAICGPGAVIINSSSQTYIIDIFGPQAAASALAAVTLLRNLTGAFLPLAAPTLYANLGLGWGNSVLAFITVGFIPVPIFFYLRGESIRKRFPIEI
- a CDS encoding uncharacterized protein (EggNog:ENOG41~TransMembrane:1 (i113-133o)~antiSMASH:Cluster_1.2), with the translated sequence MDHLEPPAYTETPSLPHQQPGTAAGDSLPQLRDRRREKPLLSCTFCRSRKVRCDRQLPCTTCTNRGIGLSCTYELGGSRKSKSKVSVGDHIQQLEELVRSLVRQQQQTPAAHPDGLARDFSDLSFQASPTASPQSVPTAPLASADEDTLVPAQRHASISRSRDRADSPAPSEPGSMRLHPHGIGASYVGSVHWAAVLESISELRDHYEEEEEARMLATSDHVLLQCPGPRLLYEPVQATKAHLLASIPARPVVDRMVARYFNAQGVVPGILHSGHFLREYQKFWQEPAVMPCIWIGLLFSVMCVATLYQQSIEDPADPETPERVRVFREQTLHSLVLSQYTRGGEYVLETMINYLICESFMSQDTEIGLWLVQGIIVQLALSQGYHRDPQKFPSISPFAGEMRRRVWAIIVQMDLRLSSQMALPCVLKLQQYDTAEPRNLLDTDFDDATVELPPSRPETEVTPVLYSLAKGRIDKMTGLVNDVVNDTQEHPYTEIMELDRKLQEAEASLPPIFRWQPLSQSFMVAPQIVMHRVLLQLAIQRLTIWLHRKYLAPPYTQPRYQYSRNACVQAAIKILEFQQIVLEETQGDGLLYSARWARWMLLSSRPRAVFLLGVSILCYYIQLAKSRPDVSLDQGTGAKIHNLLRNAYPLWLHSTTVSREARRAIDHLSLMLGLQEQESGTPFTGSATATPQDTEMSLDQFTWDAFEECIANFPASTAFGSEFMGPSLPSSSSATSISTADLLSMNLNTPESGGWMDRGAFKP
- a CDS encoding uncharacterized protein (EggNog:ENOG41~TransMembrane:2 (o288-308i608-624o)~antiSMASH:Cluster_1.2), whose product is MRLHPHGIGASYVGSVHWAAVLESISELRDHYEEEEEARMLATSDHVLLQCPGPRLLYEPVQATKAHLLASIPARPVVDRMVARYFNAQGVVPGILHSGHFLREYQKFWQEPAVMPCIWIGLLFSVMCVATLYQQSIEDPADPETPERVRVFREQTLHSLVLSQYTRGGEYVLETMINYLICESFMSQDTEIGLWLVQGIIVQLALSQGYHRDPQKFPSISPFAGEMRRRVWAIIVQMDLRLSSQMALPCVLKLQQYDTAEPRNLLDTDFDDATVELPPSRPETEVTPVLYSLAKGRIDKMTGLVNDVVNDTQEHPYTEIMELDRKLQEAEASLPPIFRWQPLSQSFMVAPQIVMHRVLLQLAIQRLTIWLHRKYLAPPYTQPRYQYSRNACVQAAIKILEFQQIVLEETQGDGLLYSARWARWMLLSSRPRAVFLLGVSILCYYIQLAKSRPDVSLDQGTGAKIHNLLRNAYPLWLHSTTVSREARRAIDHLSLMLGLQEQESGTPFTGSATATPQDTEMSLDQFTWDAFEECIANFPASTAFGSEFMGPSLPSSSSATSISTADLLSMNLNTPESGGWMDRGAFKP
- a CDS encoding uncharacterized protein (EggNog:ENOG41~SMCOG1042:O-methyltransferase~antiSMASH:Cluster_1.2), which encodes MGSNTDARARIQQAYHDIGNPVFSAAEFTLIKVFIDYKGFDAIPDEGDISVAELAAKIGGTHEVIDRMTTFFISGKVLASTGPGRVAHTERSRLYKYDEPTAWLYIHMFNNVFRSFAQMPNFFAKHGLASPQSASVTPLGLSHGFENRPAYEILVENKVVHKGFNEALKALGVMYSLKGIYDFGWMREPLGSGSRAAIVDIGGSHGLALRDAIRNNKFLPAERCILFDLPEVIENTKKNVAKEQDEDLQNIQMISGSMFEPYPKNVQGALIYQFRRILNDFPDEDVLRAFHNVRKAVAPDSRILIIEEMLNPKRIPMNVGLDICLMCAAGKRRNAAMFSELAAQAGFKLNAEFQQIASEFDDFGVLEFVLA
- a CDS encoding uncharacterized protein (EggNog:ENOG41~SECRETED:SignalP(1-20)~antiSMASH:Cluster_1.2), which codes for MPCIWIGLLFSVMCVATLYQQSIEDPADPETPERVRVFREQTLHSLVLSQYTRGGEYVLETMINYLICESFMSQDTEIGLWLVQGIIVQLALSQGYHRDPQKFPSISPFAGEMRRRVWAIIVQMDLRLSSQMALPCVLKLQQYDTAEPRNLLDTDFDDATVELPPSRPETEVTPVLYSLAKGRIDKMTGLVNDVVNDTQEHPYTEIMELDRKLQEAEASLPPIFRWQPLSQSFMVAPQIVMHRVLLQLAIQRLTIWLHRKYLAPPYTQPRYQYSRNACVQAAIKILEFQQIVLEETQGDGLLYSARWARWMLLSSRPRAVFLLGVSILCYYIQLAKSRPDVSLDQGTGAKIHNLLRNAYPLWLHSTTVSREARRAIDHLSLMLGLQEQESGTPFTGSATATPQDTEMSLDQFTWDAFEECIANFPASTAFGSEFMGPSLPSSSSATSISTADLLSMNLNTPESGGWMDRGAFKP